A window from Indicator indicator isolate 239-I01 chromosome 27, UM_Iind_1.1, whole genome shotgun sequence encodes these proteins:
- the MTRES1 gene encoding mitochondrial transcription rescue factor 1, which produces MTGFRLPITAFRKLNVWFGLWEKLPSNKLYPSWKRSLFCSCPASTVNYKRCFSFFPVKLCTLKLSPEYISVLSRRNKSNKSSNKSRQTVQEEEDEEESDLEDEFENDPNVVKDYKDLEKIVQSLRYDVIMKAGLDIARNKVEDAFYNNELRLNGEKLWKKSRTVKVGDTLDLLVGEDKETGTAVVMRVVLKKVSNKTESEKYKVIVRRWKSLKVPKQDVLK; this is translated from the exons ATGACTGGCTTCAGACTCCCCATCACTGCTTTCAGAAAACTAAATGTCTGGTTTGGACTGTGGGAGAAACTCCCCTCTAACAAACTGTATCCCTCTTGGAAGAGAAGCTTATTCTGTAGCTGCCCAGCAAGCACAGTAAACTACAAAAGATGTTTCAGCTTCTTCCCAGTAAAACTCTGCACACTAAAACTCTCTCCAGAGTACATCTCAGTGCTTTCCCGGCGGAATAAAAGTAACAAAAGCTCTAATAAGAGCAGACAAACTGTACAGgaagaagaggatgaagaggaaaGTGATTTGGAAGATGAATTTGAAAATGACCCCAATGTAGTAAAAGATTACAAAGATCTTGAAAAAATAGTGCAGTCTCTTCGCTATGATGTGATCATGAAGGCTGGGCTAGACATTGCCAGAAA taaaGTAGAAGATGCATTCTACAATAATGAACTCAGGCTGAATGGAGAAAAGCTGTGGAAGAAAAGTAGAACT GTGAAAGTTGGTGACACGCTGGATCTCTTAGTCGGTGAGGATAAAGAAACAGGAACTGCCGTAGTGATGAGGGTGGTCTTAAAAAAAGTATCTAACAAAACCGAAAGTGAAAAATACAAAGTAATTGTGAGGCGCTGGAAAAGCCTCAAAGTGCCCAAGCAGGACGTGCTGAAGTAA